A genomic region of Oncorhynchus mykiss isolate Arlee chromosome 16, USDA_OmykA_1.1, whole genome shotgun sequence contains the following coding sequences:
- the LOC110492627 gene encoding ubiquitin carboxyl-terminal hydrolase 19 isoform X1, translated as MASSSESGRRNGGQRSADDSTSKKKQKDRANQESREAKRAAAAGANAEHKKDVFVDWKQNANEVIARLRCGDGVQRVEDVTTTFTDTDCHARFPDGRQWDCHLHGEIEGSCSKVQYKEKSGFLLLVMHKKIPFHSWPSLMQNKKEKQPVKVEAKNGKDQKQSPLVKPEKSVPETTDMAELSSQTSAPPAQCEQRRGKAERGVKRIMNYKPADRLESVVKAGGEGQTKPVSVSKGDLPQEPSAKRPVHPPKVSTDPTSEMPRDTHSKSTANGKPHSPTGRDLQTSTAGDNRAELLGNGHEGTTPEVAVSHTQQELKVQTEDKKAPESDFKAGAEEVIIPAATVSSAEISPKAGASTNRTERPGEAERTDSEMLVRHPPNEADQATESLTPTNRSGSGNPVTATDTEQAESSSSSSTQEEKRDRSKEEPLEIKQEEAVPEPMVNLKLLKNDSYEKGTDLMVVNVYMKGIVRETARVIFREQDFTLLFQTSDANFLRLHADCGANTVFKWQVKLRNLIQPEQSTYAFTPSRLDITLKKRHSQRWGGLEAPATQGAVGGAKVAVPSAPSSQASQPGSSKHSLSAKEEPPWVGEGKPKPSRTVDGCLDSVSSRTVSDHVPIKQEPAVTSKPTCMVQPMTHAPPADSQRSVEEEEEEEEKVCLPGFTGLVNLGNTCFMNSVIQSLSNTRELRDYFHDRAFENEINCDNPLGTGGRLAIGFAVLLRALWKGTHHAFQPSKLKAIVASKASQFTGYAQHDAQEFMAFLLDGLHEDLNRIQNKPYTETVDSDGRLDEVGEIKVVADEAWQRHKMRNDSFIVDLFQGQYKSKLVCPVCSKVSITFDPFLYLPVPLPQKQKVLTVFYFAKEPHKKPMKFLVSVSKENSSTAEVLESISRSVRIKAENLRLAEVVKSRFHRIFLPSNSLDTVSSSDMLFCFEVLSKELAKERVVVLRVQQRPQVPSIPISKCAACLKPPLSDEEKLKRCTRCYRVGYCNQVCQKKHWSSHKVLCGPNIENVGLPFLVSVPESRLTYARLSQLLEGYSRYSVNVFQPPFQSGRTSPEVTQCLADLPPPAETPESVGPGDKARGGGAGDSEQEGSSLVPESPLETAQASAHPAGDPDALSTHTTDSGFIEASSDSQGEKETSCEKAVRPEGKAAVTGYQQPSESASSHTSQFYITILHSNSKEQTLEEKEEAVLDLPEDSSLELVWKNNERLKEYVLVRSKELEFEEDPGSVNETARAGHFTLEQCLNLFTRPEVLAPEEAWYCPKCQQHREASKQLLLWRLPNVLIIQLKRFSFRSFIWRDKINDMVDFPVRNLDLSKFCIGQKDDMQQPPIYDLYAVINHYGGMIGGHYTAYARLPSAQNSQRSDVGWRLFDDSTVTMVEESQVVTRYAYVLFYRRRNSPVERPPRLLGAESPTSAGASASQASGQALFGTDLDPEGPPPLTPEVTSELFGHSGECAALSYSNMEEVD; from the exons ATGTGTTTGTGGACTGGAAGCAGAATGCTAATGAGGTGATCGCGAGGCTGCGCTGTGGAGACGGGGTGCAGAGGGTGGAGGACGTCACCACTACCTTCACCGACACAGACTGTCATGCCCGCTTCCCAG ATGGGCGCCAGTGGGACTGTCATCTGCATGGGGAGATTGAgggctcctgcagcaaagtacagTACAAAGAGAAGAGTGGCTTCCTCCTGCTGGTCATGCACAAGAAGATCCCCTTCCACTCCTGGCCTTCCCTTATG CAAAATAAAAAGGAGAAGCAGCCTGTGAAAGTGGAGGCCAAGAACGGTAAAGACCAGAAACAGTCGCCTCTGGTAAAGCCTGAGAAGTCTGTCCCGGAGACGACAGACATGGCTGAACTGTCCAGCCAGACGTCTGCTCCACCGGCACAGTGTGAACAGAGGCGTGGCAAAGCAGAGCGAGGTGTCAAACGCATCATGAACTACAAACCAGCCGACAGGCTAGAGTCTGTGGTGAAGGCTGGAGGAGAGGGGCAGACCAAGCCGGTCAGTGTCAGTAAAGGGGACCTGCCTCAGGAGCCCAGTGCCAAGCGCCCCGTCCATCCCCCCAAGGTCTCCACGGACCCCACCTCAGAGATGCCCAGGGATACACACTCCAAGTCCACAGCCAATGGGAAACCACACAGCCCCACTGGCCGGGACCTCCAGACATCTACAGCTGGTGACAATCGAGCTGAGCTGCTAGGCAATGGCCATGAGGGTACAACACCTGAGGTAGCCGTCAGCCACACGCAGCAGGAGTTGAAAGTTCAG ACGGAGGACAagaaggccccagagtctgatTTCAAGGCTGGTGCAGAAGAGGTAATCATACCGGCAGCCACTGTGTCCAGTGCTGAGATCAGCCCCAAGGCTGGAGCCTccaccaacagaacagagaggCCAGGGGAGGCCGAGAGGACTGATTCTGAGATGCTAGTGAGACATCCTCCGAATGAGGCTGACCAGGCCACTGAGTCTCTAACACCAACCAATCGGTCAGGATCAGGGAATCCTGTGACTGCAACAGACACCGAGCAGGCTGAGtcctccagcagcagcagcactcaggaggagaagagggaccGGTCTAAGGAGGAACCTCTGGAGATAAAGCAGGAGGAAG CAGTTCCAGAGCCAATGGTGAACCTGAAGTTGTTGAAGAACGACTCGTACGAGAAAGGGACAGACCTGATGGTGGTCAACGTGTACATGAAGGGTATCGTCAGAGAGACGGCCAGGGTGATCTTCAGAGAACAGGACTTCACCCTACTCTTCCAGACCAG CGATGCAAATTTCTTGCGTCTTCATGCGGACTGCGGAGCGAACACCGTCTTTAAGTGGCAAGTCAAACTCCG GAACCTCATCCAGCCTGAGCAGTCCACGTATGCCTTCACCCCATCCCGTTTAGACATCACCCTGAAGAAGAGGCACAGCCAACGCTGGGGGGGCCTGGAGGCCCCTGCTACACAAG GTGCAGTGGGTGGCGCCAAGGTTGCTGTGCCCTCCGCACCGTCCTCTCAGGCCAGTCAGCCAGGCAGCAGCAAGCACTCCCTCTCTGCCAAGGAGGAGCCACCCTGGGTGGGGGAGGGGAAACCCAAGCCCTCTCGGACAGTGGACGGATGCCTGGACAGTGTGTCATCCCGCACCGTCTCAGACCATGTCCCCATCAAACAGGAGCCTGCAGTCACG TCCAAGCCCACCTGTATGGTCCAGCCCATGACCCATGCACCTCCTGCCGACAGCCAGCGCAGcgttgaggaggaagaggaggaggaggagaaggtgtgTCTGCCAGGCTTCACAGGCCTGGTCAACCTGGGCAACACATGCTTTATGAACAGTGTCATCCAGTCTCTTTCCAACACCCGGGAACTCAGGGACTACTTTCACG ACCGGGCGTTTGAGAATGAGATCAACTGTGATAACCCGTTGGGGACGGGTGGTCGGCTGGCCATTGGGTTCGCTGTGCTGCTCCGGGCTTTGTGGAAGGGTACCCACCATGCCTTTCAGCCCTCTAAGTTAAAG GCGATCGTGGCCAGTAAGGCCAGTCAGTTTACAGGCTATGCCCAGCACGATGCCCAGGAGTTCATGGCCTTCCTCCTGGATGGGCTCCACGAGGACCTGAACCGCATCCAGAACAAGCCTTACACAGAGACCGTGGACTCAGACGGACGGCTGGACGAGGTGGGTGAAATAAAG GTGGTGGCAGATGAGGCGTGGCAGAGGCACAAGATGAGAAACGACTCGTTCATCGTAGACCTCTTCCAGGGCCAGTACAAATCCAAGCTCGTCTGCCCAGTGTGCTCCAAG gtTTCCATAACCTTTGACCCCTTCCTCTACCTTCCCGTGCCCTTGCCCCAGAAGCAGAAGGTCCTCACAGTGTTCTACTTCGCTAAAGAGCCTCACAAGAAACCCATGAAG TTCCTGGTGAGTGTGAGTAAAGAGAACTCGAGCACAGCCGAGGTCCTGGAGTCCATCTCTCGGAGTGTGAGGATCAAGGCAGAGAACCTGAGATTGGCTGAGGTAGTGAAGAGTCGCTTCCATCGGATCTTCCTCCCATCCAACTCCCTGGACACGGTCTCCTCCTCAGACATGCTCTTCTGCTTCGAAGTGCTGTCTAAGGAGCTGGCCAAGGAGAGGGTGGTGGTGCTCCGAGTCCAGCAG AGGCCTCAGGTCCCCAGTATTCCCATCTCGAAGTGTGCTGCCTGCCTGAAGCCGCCTCTCTCGGATGAAGAGAAACTGAAGCGATGCACGCGCTGCTACCGCGTGGGTTACTGCAACCA GGTTTGCCAGAAAAAACATTGGTCGAGCCACAAGGTTCTGTGTGGGCCCAACATAGAGAACGTGGGACTTCCCTTCCTGGTCAGCGTCCCTGAGTCCAGACTCACCTATGCCCGGCTGTCCCAGCTGCTGGAAGGATACTCAAG GTATTCAGTGAACGTGTTCCAGCCCCCCTTCCAGTCTGGCAGGACGTCTCCAGAGGTCACCCAGTGCCTGGCTGACCTTCCCCCTCCAGCAGAGACCCCTGAAAGTGTGGGGCCAGGGGACAAGGCCAGGGGCGGTGGGGCAGGGGACTCGGAGCAGGAGGGCTCCTCTCTGGTTCCTGAgtctccactagagacagcccAGGCCTCAGCACATCCAGCCGGAGACCCAGACGCACTCTCCACCCACACCACAGACTCGGGTTTCATTGAGGCCTCCTCTGACtcccagggagagaaggagacctCCTGTGAGAAGGCTGTCAGACCAGAAGGTAAAG CTGCTGTGACCGGCTACCAGCAACCATCAGAGTCTGCGTCCAGCCACACCTCTCAGTTCTACATCACCATCCTCCACTCCAACAGCAAGGAGCAGACACTGGAGGAAAAGG AAGAGGCCGTTCTGGACCTCCCTGAGGACTCCAGCCTGGAGCTGGTGTGGAAGAACAACGAGCGTCTCAAGGAGTACGTCCTGGTTCGGTCCAAGGAGCTGGAATTTGAAGAGGACCCTGGGTCGGTCAACGAGACAGCCAGGGCTGGACACTTCACCCTGGAGCAGTGCCTCAACCTCTTCACTAGGCCTGAGGTGCTGGCACCAGAGGAGGCATG GTACTGTCCAAAGTGCCAGCAGCACAGAGAGGCTTCCAAGCAGCTGCTGCTATGGCGTCTGCCCAACGTCCTCATCATCCAGCTCAAACGCTTCTCCTTCCGCAGTTTCATCTGGAGGGACAAGATCAACGACATGGTCGACTTCCCCgtcag GAACCTGGACCTCAGTAAGTTCTGTATTGGTCAGAAGGACGACATGCAGCAGCCGCCCATCTATGACCTCTATGCAGTCATCAATCACTACGGGGGCATGATCGGAGGTCACTACACTGCCTACGCACGCCTGCCCAGCGCCCAGAACAGCCAGCGCAGTGATGTTG gctGGCGTCTTTTTGATGACAGTACGGTGACGATGGTGGAAGAGAGCCAGGTGGTGACACGCTATGCCTACGTGCTGTTCTACCGCCGCCGCAACTCCCCTGTGGAACGACCACCTCGCTTACTGGGGGCCGAGTCCCCCACCTCTGCAGGAGCCAGCGCCAGCCAG GCCTCTGGCCAGGCTCTCTTTGGGACTGACCTGGACCCTGAAGGACCCCCTCCGCTGACCCCAGAGGTGACCTCTGAGCTGTTTGGACACTCTGGCGAATGTGCTGCTCTGTCCTACAGTAACATGGAGGAGGTGGACTAA
- the LOC110492627 gene encoding ubiquitin carboxyl-terminal hydrolase 19 isoform X2: MASSSESGRRNGGQRSADDSTSKKKQKDRANQESREAKRAAAAGANAEHKKDVFVDWKQNANEVIARLRCGDGVQRVEDVTTTFTDTDCHARFPDGRQWDCHLHGEIEGSCSKVQYKEKSGFLLLVMHKKIPFHSWPSLMQNKKEKQPVKVEAKNGKDQKQSPLVKPEKSVPETTDMAELSSQTSAPPAQCEQRRGKAERGVKRIMNYKPADRLESVVKAGGEGQTKPVSVSKGDLPQEPSAKRPVHPPKVSTDPTSEMPRDTHSKSTANGKPHSPTGRDLQTSTAGDNRAELLGNGHEGTTPEVAVSHTQQELKVQTEDKKAPESDFKAGAEEVIIPAATVSSAEISPKAGASTNRTERPGEAERTDSEMLVRHPPNEADQATESLTPTNRSGSGNPVTATDTEQAESSSSSSTQEEKRDRSKEEPLEIKQEEAVPEPMVNLKLLKNDSYEKGTDLMVVNVYMKGIVRETARVIFREQDFTLLFQTSDANFLRLHADCGANTVFKWQVKLRNLIQPEQSTYAFTPSRLDITLKKRHSQRWGGLEAPATQVGGAKVAVPSAPSSQASQPGSSKHSLSAKEEPPWVGEGKPKPSRTVDGCLDSVSSRTVSDHVPIKQEPAVTSKPTCMVQPMTHAPPADSQRSVEEEEEEEEKVCLPGFTGLVNLGNTCFMNSVIQSLSNTRELRDYFHDRAFENEINCDNPLGTGGRLAIGFAVLLRALWKGTHHAFQPSKLKAIVASKASQFTGYAQHDAQEFMAFLLDGLHEDLNRIQNKPYTETVDSDGRLDEVVADEAWQRHKMRNDSFIVDLFQGQYKSKLVCPVCSKVSITFDPFLYLPVPLPQKQKVLTVFYFAKEPHKKPMKFLVSVSKENSSTAEVLESISRSVRIKAENLRLAEVVKSRFHRIFLPSNSLDTVSSSDMLFCFEVLSKELAKERVVVLRVQQRPQVPSIPISKCAACLKPPLSDEEKLKRCTRCYRVGYCNQVCQKKHWSSHKVLCGPNIENVGLPFLVSVPESRLTYARLSQLLEGYSRYSVNVFQPPFQSGRTSPEVTQCLADLPPPAETPESVGPGDKARGGGAGDSEQEGSSLVPESPLETAQASAHPAGDPDALSTHTTDSGFIEASSDSQGEKETSCEKAVRPEAAVTGYQQPSESASSHTSQFYITILHSNSKEQTLEEKEEAVLDLPEDSSLELVWKNNERLKEYVLVRSKELEFEEDPGSVNETARAGHFTLEQCLNLFTRPEVLAPEEAWYCPKCQQHREASKQLLLWRLPNVLIIQLKRFSFRSFIWRDKINDMVDFPVRNLDLSKFCIGQKDDMQQPPIYDLYAVINHYGGMIGGHYTAYARLPSAQNSQRSDVGWRLFDDSTVTMVEESQVVTRYAYVLFYRRRNSPVERPPRLLGAESPTSAGASASQASGQALFGTDLDPEGPPPLTPEVTSELFGHSGECAALSYSNMEEVD, from the exons ATGTGTTTGTGGACTGGAAGCAGAATGCTAATGAGGTGATCGCGAGGCTGCGCTGTGGAGACGGGGTGCAGAGGGTGGAGGACGTCACCACTACCTTCACCGACACAGACTGTCATGCCCGCTTCCCAG ATGGGCGCCAGTGGGACTGTCATCTGCATGGGGAGATTGAgggctcctgcagcaaagtacagTACAAAGAGAAGAGTGGCTTCCTCCTGCTGGTCATGCACAAGAAGATCCCCTTCCACTCCTGGCCTTCCCTTATG CAAAATAAAAAGGAGAAGCAGCCTGTGAAAGTGGAGGCCAAGAACGGTAAAGACCAGAAACAGTCGCCTCTGGTAAAGCCTGAGAAGTCTGTCCCGGAGACGACAGACATGGCTGAACTGTCCAGCCAGACGTCTGCTCCACCGGCACAGTGTGAACAGAGGCGTGGCAAAGCAGAGCGAGGTGTCAAACGCATCATGAACTACAAACCAGCCGACAGGCTAGAGTCTGTGGTGAAGGCTGGAGGAGAGGGGCAGACCAAGCCGGTCAGTGTCAGTAAAGGGGACCTGCCTCAGGAGCCCAGTGCCAAGCGCCCCGTCCATCCCCCCAAGGTCTCCACGGACCCCACCTCAGAGATGCCCAGGGATACACACTCCAAGTCCACAGCCAATGGGAAACCACACAGCCCCACTGGCCGGGACCTCCAGACATCTACAGCTGGTGACAATCGAGCTGAGCTGCTAGGCAATGGCCATGAGGGTACAACACCTGAGGTAGCCGTCAGCCACACGCAGCAGGAGTTGAAAGTTCAG ACGGAGGACAagaaggccccagagtctgatTTCAAGGCTGGTGCAGAAGAGGTAATCATACCGGCAGCCACTGTGTCCAGTGCTGAGATCAGCCCCAAGGCTGGAGCCTccaccaacagaacagagaggCCAGGGGAGGCCGAGAGGACTGATTCTGAGATGCTAGTGAGACATCCTCCGAATGAGGCTGACCAGGCCACTGAGTCTCTAACACCAACCAATCGGTCAGGATCAGGGAATCCTGTGACTGCAACAGACACCGAGCAGGCTGAGtcctccagcagcagcagcactcaggaggagaagagggaccGGTCTAAGGAGGAACCTCTGGAGATAAAGCAGGAGGAAG CAGTTCCAGAGCCAATGGTGAACCTGAAGTTGTTGAAGAACGACTCGTACGAGAAAGGGACAGACCTGATGGTGGTCAACGTGTACATGAAGGGTATCGTCAGAGAGACGGCCAGGGTGATCTTCAGAGAACAGGACTTCACCCTACTCTTCCAGACCAG CGATGCAAATTTCTTGCGTCTTCATGCGGACTGCGGAGCGAACACCGTCTTTAAGTGGCAAGTCAAACTCCG GAACCTCATCCAGCCTGAGCAGTCCACGTATGCCTTCACCCCATCCCGTTTAGACATCACCCTGAAGAAGAGGCACAGCCAACGCTGGGGGGGCCTGGAGGCCCCTGCTACACAAG TGGGTGGCGCCAAGGTTGCTGTGCCCTCCGCACCGTCCTCTCAGGCCAGTCAGCCAGGCAGCAGCAAGCACTCCCTCTCTGCCAAGGAGGAGCCACCCTGGGTGGGGGAGGGGAAACCCAAGCCCTCTCGGACAGTGGACGGATGCCTGGACAGTGTGTCATCCCGCACCGTCTCAGACCATGTCCCCATCAAACAGGAGCCTGCAGTCACG TCCAAGCCCACCTGTATGGTCCAGCCCATGACCCATGCACCTCCTGCCGACAGCCAGCGCAGcgttgaggaggaagaggaggaggaggagaaggtgtgTCTGCCAGGCTTCACAGGCCTGGTCAACCTGGGCAACACATGCTTTATGAACAGTGTCATCCAGTCTCTTTCCAACACCCGGGAACTCAGGGACTACTTTCACG ACCGGGCGTTTGAGAATGAGATCAACTGTGATAACCCGTTGGGGACGGGTGGTCGGCTGGCCATTGGGTTCGCTGTGCTGCTCCGGGCTTTGTGGAAGGGTACCCACCATGCCTTTCAGCCCTCTAAGTTAAAG GCGATCGTGGCCAGTAAGGCCAGTCAGTTTACAGGCTATGCCCAGCACGATGCCCAGGAGTTCATGGCCTTCCTCCTGGATGGGCTCCACGAGGACCTGAACCGCATCCAGAACAAGCCTTACACAGAGACCGTGGACTCAGACGGACGGCTGGACGAG GTGGTGGCAGATGAGGCGTGGCAGAGGCACAAGATGAGAAACGACTCGTTCATCGTAGACCTCTTCCAGGGCCAGTACAAATCCAAGCTCGTCTGCCCAGTGTGCTCCAAG gtTTCCATAACCTTTGACCCCTTCCTCTACCTTCCCGTGCCCTTGCCCCAGAAGCAGAAGGTCCTCACAGTGTTCTACTTCGCTAAAGAGCCTCACAAGAAACCCATGAAG TTCCTGGTGAGTGTGAGTAAAGAGAACTCGAGCACAGCCGAGGTCCTGGAGTCCATCTCTCGGAGTGTGAGGATCAAGGCAGAGAACCTGAGATTGGCTGAGGTAGTGAAGAGTCGCTTCCATCGGATCTTCCTCCCATCCAACTCCCTGGACACGGTCTCCTCCTCAGACATGCTCTTCTGCTTCGAAGTGCTGTCTAAGGAGCTGGCCAAGGAGAGGGTGGTGGTGCTCCGAGTCCAGCAG AGGCCTCAGGTCCCCAGTATTCCCATCTCGAAGTGTGCTGCCTGCCTGAAGCCGCCTCTCTCGGATGAAGAGAAACTGAAGCGATGCACGCGCTGCTACCGCGTGGGTTACTGCAACCA GGTTTGCCAGAAAAAACATTGGTCGAGCCACAAGGTTCTGTGTGGGCCCAACATAGAGAACGTGGGACTTCCCTTCCTGGTCAGCGTCCCTGAGTCCAGACTCACCTATGCCCGGCTGTCCCAGCTGCTGGAAGGATACTCAAG GTATTCAGTGAACGTGTTCCAGCCCCCCTTCCAGTCTGGCAGGACGTCTCCAGAGGTCACCCAGTGCCTGGCTGACCTTCCCCCTCCAGCAGAGACCCCTGAAAGTGTGGGGCCAGGGGACAAGGCCAGGGGCGGTGGGGCAGGGGACTCGGAGCAGGAGGGCTCCTCTCTGGTTCCTGAgtctccactagagacagcccAGGCCTCAGCACATCCAGCCGGAGACCCAGACGCACTCTCCACCCACACCACAGACTCGGGTTTCATTGAGGCCTCCTCTGACtcccagggagagaaggagacctCCTGTGAGAAGGCTGTCAGACCAGAAG CTGCTGTGACCGGCTACCAGCAACCATCAGAGTCTGCGTCCAGCCACACCTCTCAGTTCTACATCACCATCCTCCACTCCAACAGCAAGGAGCAGACACTGGAGGAAAAGG AAGAGGCCGTTCTGGACCTCCCTGAGGACTCCAGCCTGGAGCTGGTGTGGAAGAACAACGAGCGTCTCAAGGAGTACGTCCTGGTTCGGTCCAAGGAGCTGGAATTTGAAGAGGACCCTGGGTCGGTCAACGAGACAGCCAGGGCTGGACACTTCACCCTGGAGCAGTGCCTCAACCTCTTCACTAGGCCTGAGGTGCTGGCACCAGAGGAGGCATG GTACTGTCCAAAGTGCCAGCAGCACAGAGAGGCTTCCAAGCAGCTGCTGCTATGGCGTCTGCCCAACGTCCTCATCATCCAGCTCAAACGCTTCTCCTTCCGCAGTTTCATCTGGAGGGACAAGATCAACGACATGGTCGACTTCCCCgtcag GAACCTGGACCTCAGTAAGTTCTGTATTGGTCAGAAGGACGACATGCAGCAGCCGCCCATCTATGACCTCTATGCAGTCATCAATCACTACGGGGGCATGATCGGAGGTCACTACACTGCCTACGCACGCCTGCCCAGCGCCCAGAACAGCCAGCGCAGTGATGTTG gctGGCGTCTTTTTGATGACAGTACGGTGACGATGGTGGAAGAGAGCCAGGTGGTGACACGCTATGCCTACGTGCTGTTCTACCGCCGCCGCAACTCCCCTGTGGAACGACCACCTCGCTTACTGGGGGCCGAGTCCCCCACCTCTGCAGGAGCCAGCGCCAGCCAG GCCTCTGGCCAGGCTCTCTTTGGGACTGACCTGGACCCTGAAGGACCCCCTCCGCTGACCCCAGAGGTGACCTCTGAGCTGTTTGGACACTCTGGCGAATGTGCTGCTCTGTCCTACAGTAACATGGAGGAGGTGGACTAA